The window CTCATGACCATCACCGAGGACACCTGCGGCCGGCACGACCTCCTCGCGGGCTCGTGCAGCGAGGGGTCCAACCGCGTACGCTACGGGATCGCCGACAGTCCCAACTGCCGGTCGAACCTGGAGCACGCGCTGAAGCCATTCGGGATCTCGCTCCGCGAGATGCCCTACAGCTTCAACGTGTTCATGAACGTGGCGCTGGAGGCGGACGGGCGGATCGCCATCCGGGAGCCCCGCTCGAAACCCGGGGATCATATCGATCTTCGCGCGGAGACCGACCTCGTCGTGGGGATCTCGAACTGCCCCCAGGAGCGGAATCCCTGTAACGCCTTCAAGCCCACCCGGCTCCGGATCGTCGTCTATCGGGCGGGTTAGGCTGGGCGCGATGCGGCCGAGCCCCCCCTCGCCCCCCTGAGGCGACCGCAACGCGGTGCGGGCGCCACCGGGCGGTCAAGCCCGGGAGTTCACACGGGAGCCGTGGCGTCACCGGCTGAGCAGCACCCCGGAGAGAACGGCGCAGGCGATGCCCAGCGCCTGCATCGGCGTCAGGCGCTCGCCGAGGATGAGGAGGCTCAGGGCGACGGTCACGATCGGGTAGAGCGCGGTGAGCGGCGCGGCGATGACGAGCGGGAGGCGCTCGATGGCGGAGAAGAAGCCGATGACGCCGAGGGCCGTGAAGACGCCGCCGGCCACGGGCAGGATGAGCGCCCACGACCACGGGACGGTCCCCGCGGACCACCCCCCGAACGCGCCGGCGAAGGCCAGCGTGGCCACGACGTAAGACAGGAGAATGTACTCGTACTTCCCCACCGCCTCGGCGCCGACCTTTCCCAGGAACCCCCACATCCCGTACCCCAGGATAGCCAACAGCACAAAGGACCACGCCTTAAGATCCATCGGATCCTCGCCACTCGCCCGCAACGCGCAGAATCGATCAGCCGGATCAGTCGTCCGGTCCTGGAAACACGTACTACAGCTCCCGTATCACGTCAAGCCCCGCGTCGTTGACGCTCCCCGGTGGGCATACTAGAGCGTCCGAGGCGTGTCGACGCGGGGCGAGAGCCATGTCTCAGCGAGCGGTCGTCATCGGGATGGGCGCCATCGGGATCGCCGCAGCGTACTACCTCCAGCGCGCAGGATGGCAGGTGACGCTGGCGGATCGCGGCGACGTCGGGCAAGGCTGCTCCTACGCCAACGCGTGCCTGATCGTCCCGAGTCACTCGCACCCGGTCCCCGGCCCCGGGGTGATCTGGCAGGGCCTCCGCTGGATGCTGGCGCCCGAGAGCCCGCTCTACGTCAGGCCGCGCGTGGATCGGCGGTTTCTCCGGTGGCTGCGGGAGTTCCGGCGCTTCTGCTCTGCCGAGGCGGCGGAGCGGGGATTCCACGCGCTGGTGGGGCTGAGCCGGGCGAGCCTCGAGCTGTTCGAGGAGCTGGCGCGCGACGCCGGGGTGGGGTTTTTCTACGAGCGGAAGGGCCTGCTCAACATCTACCTGTCCGACGCGGGGCTCGCGGCCGCTGTGGAGGAGCAGCACCGGCTCGACTTGGCGGGGTTCCGGGCGCGCGTGCTCACCGGGCCGGAAGCGCGCGAGGCGGAGCCAGCCCTGGGCGCCGGCGTCCGGGGGGCGCTCGTCGTCGAGGGCGAGGCTCACGGGAACTGCTTCGAGTACGTCCGCGCGCTAGCGCAGGAACTGGAGAAGCGGGGGGCGCGGCTCCTGCGTCACCGGCGCGTGACACGCATCGTGGTGGAGGCGGGACGCGTTGCCGGCGTCGTCATCGAGGAGCCGCGCGACGAGCTGCCGACCGACGTGGCGGTGCTCGCCGCCGGGGCGTGGACCGGCGAGCTTACAGAGCCCCTCGGAGTCGTGCTTCCGCTCGAGCCCGCGAAAGGCTATAGCTGCACGATTGACAGCTACGCGGGAGCGCCGCGGCTCCCGCTCCTGGTCCACGAAAAGCGGATCGCCATCACGCCCCTTGGCCCGCGTCTGCGCTTCGGCGGGACCCTCGAGCTGACCGGGCATGACCTGAGCCTGAACCAGACCCGCTACCAGGCGGTGATCAAGGGTGCCCGCGCGACCCTCGATCATCGGCTCGAGCTTCGCAATGAGGCGGCCTGGTGCGGGCTGCGACCCCTGACGCCCGACGGTCTGCCCATTATCGACCGCGTGCCAGGGGTGGAGGGTCTGATCGTGGCCACCGGGCATGGCATGCTGGGCTTCACGCAGTCGCCGGCGACAGGAAAGCTGGTGACGGAGCTCGCCAGCGCCAGCCCCCCTCGCTGCCCTGGGCGCCGTTCAGGCTCGCCCGGTTTTCGATCGCCTGACTGAGGATCGGAGGGGGACACCCACGCCTTCGGCGCGGGTACCCGGGCCCCCTCCGAGGCCTCCCCCAGGAATCGGTTGCGCGGGCGAAGCCCGCGCTCGAAGGGCATTACTCCGACTGACCAGCTAGTTGTGTTCCTTCTGGAGGGTGGCTTCGAGGGCGCGGACGAACTGGTCCACCTCCCGATCGGTCATGGCCAGCGAGCAGCAGCCCAGGCCGCGCTGCGTCAGCAGGATTCCTTCGTTCAGGAGCCCCATGAAGACCCGGAGCGGTGCCCCCGGATCCGCCGGCCGGCTCGATCGATAGTCGGTGAGCTTGGCCTCGGTCCAGTGGAGGCAGAAGAGCGAGCCCACACCGCTGACCTGGCCGGGGTGATCCAGCCGCTTCAACAGGGCGGTGACGCCGGCGCGGACGCGGTCGCCCAGGGCGTCGAGGCGCCGGTAGGCCTCGGGAGTCAACTGGTTGAGCGTGGCCGCACCCGCGGCCATGGTGATCGGGTTCGCGTTGAAGGTCCCGCCGTGACTCAGCCGGGCGCGCCCGCCCCTCGGATCGAAGACCGCCATGATGTCGGCCCGTCCACCGAACGCTCCGACCGCCAGGCCGCCGCCGATGATCTTGCCGAGAGTGGTGAGATCGGGCCGCACGCCGAAGCGCTCCTGAGCCCCGCCGGACGCCACCCGGAACGAGATCACCTCGTCGAAGATCAGGACAATCCCCTCGCGCTCGGTCAGGGCGCGCAGGCGCTGGAGGAAGCCGTCCACGGGCGGGATGATGCCGCCGATCCCGAGGAGCGGGTCCACCAGGACGGCGGCGAGGTTTTTGCGCTCGCGCTTGAGGATCTTCTGGCACGCCTCGGGGTCATTCCACGGGAGCACCACGACGTGCTTGAGTACCGCCGGCGGGATCCCCGAGCACCAGGCGACGGCCCGGGGTCCCTTCCGCGCGCCCGCCCGCGCCGGGTCGGGCGCCACGCTCACCATGACCCAGTCGTGGGTGCCGTGGTAGGCGCCCTCGAACTTGGCGATCTTCTGCCGCCCCGTGAACGCGCGGGCAGCGCGGACGGCGTTCATGGTGGCCTCCGTCCCCGAGTTGGCGAAGCGGACGCGCTCGAGGGACGGGAGCCGGCGGCAGAGGAGCTCGGCCAGCCTCAGCTCGTGCTCTGTCGGACCGGGGAAGGAGACGCCGAGCGCCGCCACTTCCCGGATCGCGGCGATCACGGGAGGGGGCGCGTGGCCGAGGATCAAGCTCGTGTAGTTGCCGTTGAAGTCGAGGCGCTCGACGCCGTCCACGTCCCAGATCCGCGCGCCGTTCCCGCGCGCAATGTAGAACGGGTACGGGTCGAAGAAGGTGGTCGTCCGGCTGTTGCCGCCGGGCATGACCCGGAGCGCTTCCTCGTAGAGCTGCCGGGACCGCGTGCTCTTGGTCGCGTAGGCGTGGACGAACTTCTCGATGTTCATAGGCGCTCCGCTAGCGGCCTGCGGCCAGGGGATAGAGGCGCGCGCAGTTGTCCCACAGGATCTTCGCCTTGGTCTTGTCACTCACCCCTTCCAGTCGAACGAACTCGTTGATCGCGTCGGGGAAGAGACCGTCCGAGTGGGGGTAGTCGGTCGAGACCACGATGGCGTCATCGCCCACCGCCTCGACCACCTGGCGGAGCACCTTCTCATCCGCGTCGGTGGCGACGAAGCACTGGCGGAAGAAGTACTCGCTCGCGAGCGCCGAGATCTTGATATCGGAGCCCGGGCCGAACTTTTCCCACAGCTCGTCGAGCCTCCAGAGCCACCACGGGAGCCACCCGCACGTGCCTTCGAGGAAGGCGCAGCGGAGTCCGGGGTGGCGCTCGAGCACGCCGCCTGCCGCCAGGCTCCCGAAGGCGAGCATGAGCTCCATCGGGTTGCGCGCCGCGCCGCCGATCACGCGGCCGTTCGGGTGGTCGAGGAAGCGCCGGGCGATGTCGTCCCGGAGGGACGAGATCCCGGTGGGGTGGAAGCCGACCGGCACCCCCAGCTCCTCGATCGCCGCCCAGAGCGGCTCGAAGTAGGGGTCGTGGATGTGTCGTCCGTTGACCGGGTTCGGGTTACCGATGACCGCGACGGCGGCGAGTTCCCGGACGGCCCGCCGCGCCTCCTCGACCGCCAGGTTGACGTCGTGGAACGAGACCTGGGCAGCGAACTT is drawn from Candidatus Rokuibacteriota bacterium and contains these coding sequences:
- a CDS encoding amidohydrolase, whose protein sequence is MKNGFRVMDSDLHTMEPDDLWERYLAEPFKTFAPSFARSAEGSPNQPTIRIVDLTIGEFTKRSTTARAGADLYRRTIAKHPHNEVAIARGYDAESHLMAMDIEGIDVAILYGTRGRQVQMHDDLDPALAGALARAHNNWTYDYCQANPKRLKFAAQVSFHDVNLAVEEARRAVRELAAVAVIGNPNPVNGRHIHDPYFEPLWAAIEELGVPVGFHPTGISSLRDDIARRFLDHPNGRVIGGAARNPMELMLAFGSLAAGGVLERHPGLRCAFLEGTCGWLPWWLWRLDELWEKFGPGSDIKISALASEYFFRQCFVATDADEKVLRQVVEAVGDDAIVVSTDYPHSDGLFPDAINEFVRLEGVSDKTKAKILWDNCARLYPLAAGR
- a CDS encoding aspartate aminotransferase family protein, coding for MNIEKFVHAYATKSTRSRQLYEEALRVMPGGNSRTTTFFDPYPFYIARGNGARIWDVDGVERLDFNGNYTSLILGHAPPPVIAAIREVAALGVSFPGPTEHELRLAELLCRRLPSLERVRFANSGTEATMNAVRAARAFTGRQKIAKFEGAYHGTHDWVMVSVAPDPARAGARKGPRAVAWCSGIPPAVLKHVVVLPWNDPEACQKILKRERKNLAAVLVDPLLGIGGIIPPVDGFLQRLRALTEREGIVLIFDEVISFRVASGGAQERFGVRPDLTTLGKIIGGGLAVGAFGGRADIMAVFDPRGGRARLSHGGTFNANPITMAAGAATLNQLTPEAYRRLDALGDRVRAGVTALLKRLDHPGQVSGVGSLFCLHWTEAKLTDYRSSRPADPGAPLRVFMGLLNEGILLTQRGLGCCSLAMTDREVDQFVRALEATLQKEHN
- a CDS encoding urea carboxylase-associated family protein — encoded protein: MATGSVPGTVLRDEVLEPRSRTAFGVKAGEILRIIDLEGQQVADLVCFCRDDTSEKLSVNNTALLQGTIYISTGHSLLSDRCRKLMTITEDTCGRHDLLAGSCSEGSNRVRYGIADSPNCRSNLEHALKPFGISLREMPYSFNVFMNVALEADGRIAIREPRSKPGDHIDLRAETDLVVGISNCPQERNPCNAFKPTRLRIVVYRAG
- a CDS encoding DMT family transporter, with the translated sequence MDLKAWSFVLLAILGYGMWGFLGKVGAEAVGKYEYILLSYVVATLAFAGAFGGWSAGTVPWSWALILPVAGGVFTALGVIGFFSAIERLPLVIAAPLTALYPIVTVALSLLILGERLTPMQALGIACAVLSGVLLSR
- a CDS encoding FAD-dependent oxidoreductase, which encodes MSQRAVVIGMGAIGIAAAYYLQRAGWQVTLADRGDVGQGCSYANACLIVPSHSHPVPGPGVIWQGLRWMLAPESPLYVRPRVDRRFLRWLREFRRFCSAEAAERGFHALVGLSRASLELFEELARDAGVGFFYERKGLLNIYLSDAGLAAAVEEQHRLDLAGFRARVLTGPEAREAEPALGAGVRGALVVEGEAHGNCFEYVRALAQELEKRGARLLRHRRVTRIVVEAGRVAGVVIEEPRDELPTDVAVLAAGAWTGELTEPLGVVLPLEPAKGYSCTIDSYAGAPRLPLLVHEKRIAITPLGPRLRFGGTLELTGHDLSLNQTRYQAVIKGARATLDHRLELRNEAAWCGLRPLTPDGLPIIDRVPGVEGLIVATGHGMLGFTQSPATGKLVTELASASPPRCPGRRSGSPGFRSPD